The sequence TTTTCCGCCTCTCGTCTGGAGTCTGTAGTCCGCAACGAGTGAGCATTTTCCGTAGCCGCACTCGGTTACGTTAAGAATATAGGGGTGTCCGGTGAGAACTTCCATGGAAACCACTTCATCGGCGTCTTCAAGGGAAACACCTCTTACGCCTGTTGCGGATCTGCCCATTGCTCTCACGTCCATTGAGCTGAACTGTATTGTTTTGCCGTTTCTGGTGGCAAGGAAGATGCTGTCATTATCAGTCGTAACGTCAGCTGCCATTATCTCGTCACCGTCACGGAGCTTAAGTGCTATCATGCCGCTTCTGCCGCTCTTAAAGTCCATAACGGGAGTCTTTTTGACAACACCGTGCTTGGTGGACATGAAGAGGTACTTATCGTTATCCGCTTCGCTGAGAGTGACAACTGAGGCAAGGTTCTCGTCCTTTTCAAAGGTGAGAAGGTTACTGAGGTGCCTGCCTTTGGTATCTCTGGCGCTTTCGGGTATATCGTACACCTTGAGGAAGTGTATTTTACCTGTGTTGGTAAAGAAGAACACCTTAGCATGGTTAGTGGTGACGAGCATCCTTTCGGCGAAGTCGTCTCCTTTGCTTTTGGCGCCGCTTTTGCCTTTTCCGCCGCGTCTCTGAGCCACGAAGTTGTCAAGAAGCGTACGCTTTATGTAACCGTTGTGGGTAATGGTTACCACCGTCTCACTGTCGGGGATGAGGTCTTCCATATTAAACTCGCCCGCGGCAGCGACAATTTCGGTTCTTCTTTCGTCACCGTATTTGTCATTAACCTCAGTGAGTTCGTCACGGATAACACCCATCATGACGGCTCTGTTTCCAAGAATGCTTTTGTAGTATTCTATATCCTTCAGGGTATCTTCGTATTCGCCCTGAAGCTTTTCGATCTCAAGCCCTGTGAGCTTGCTCAGTCTCATTTCGAGAATAGCCTGACTCTGAACATCGCTGAAGCTGAACGCTTCCTTCAGTTTGAGTTTGGCTTCGGGAGTATCCTTCGATGTTTTGATCAGTCTGATCACTTCATCAATGTTTTCAACTGCTCTTATAAGGCCTTCCAAAATGTGCAGGCGTCTCTCAGCCTTATCGAGGAGGTAGGCGGTTCTGCGGGTGACAACAACTATCCTGTGATCAAGGAAAGCCTCAAGAATGCGCAGCAAGGTAAGAGTCTGGGGTCTGCCGTCCACGATAGCAACCATGTTCATGCCGAAGGTAGTCTGCATCTGAGTGAACTTGTAGAGCTGGTTCAGCAGCACATCGGGCATTTGCTCACGCTTGAGCTCTATGACAACACGTATGCCGTCTCTGTCCGATTCGTCACGGAGATCGGAAATACCCGTAATAATCTTGTCACGCACCAGCTCAGCTATTTTCTCAATCAGCAGAGCCTTGTTTACCTGATAAGGCAGCTCATCGACAACGATCATTTCCTTGCCGGTTTTGGTCTCTTCTATGTGGGTTTTGGCTCTGATGGTTATGGAGCCTCTGCCCGTTTTGTATGCCTTATAGATGTCTTCCCTGCCGAGGATCATTCCTGCGGTAGGGAAGTCGGGTCCCTTAATCACTGAGAATATATCATCCTCAGTATATTCGGGATTGTCTATCATGAGAATGAGGGCGTCCACTGCCTCTGTGAGGTTGTGAGGCGGTATGTTGGTAGCCATGCCCACTGCGATGCCGCTTGTGCCGTTGACAAGAAGATTGGGGATTCTCGTGGGGAAAACCACAGGTTCCTGCATGGAGCCGTCATAGTTGTCCGTGTAATCCACAGTGTCTTTGTCAAGGTCGCTTACGAATTCATCGCTTATTCTGGAGAGTCTTACCTCTGTGTACCTCATTGCCGCCGCGCGGTCTCCGTCCACAGAGCCGAAGTTACCCTGACCGTCCACAAGAGGGTAGCGAAGGGAGAAATCCTGCGCCATACGCACAAGGGTATCATACACTGCCGAGTCGCCGTGAGGGTGATACTTACCTATAACGTCACCGACTATACGGGCGGATTTTTTATAAGCCTTATTGTAATAAACGCCCATTTCGTGCATGGCAAAAAGAGTACGTCTGTGAACGGGTTTCAGACCGTCCCGCACATCAGGCAGCGCACGCCCGACAATAACGCTCATGGCGTAATCGAGGTAACTGTCCTTAAGGGAGTCTTCAATATTAAGATTGATAATGCCTTTATTTTCCATCATTCACCTAAACGTCCAGATTTCTTACGTTGAGAGCGTTTGTTTCGATAAACTCACGCCGCGGAAGAACCACATCGCCCATAAGGAGGCTGAAAAGCTCATCCGCCGCCTCAGCGTCTTCAATTGTGACCTTGTACAGGGTTCTTCTTTCAGGATCTACAGTGGTTTCCCAGAGCTGTTCGGGGTTCATTTCACCAAGACCTTTGTAACGCTGAATGCCCAGACCTTTTTTACCCCTCTCTTCAACGAAATGGAGGAGATCTGTCAGCGAGGTAAAGGTATTTACATCCTCACCCAGCTTAACTTTATGGGGAGCGTCCCCGAGTTCCTTAAGATAAATACCCAGTCTTCTCAGCTCCTTAAATTCGGGTGAGCCGAGAAGGTCAGTATTGATTTTATAGCTCTGAGTGGAAGTTTCAAGCTTGAGGTTGTATCTGCTGAATTCTTCGTTATAGTTTATTTCCGTATTCACATAGCCGCTGAGAAGGTTTTTAGCCTGAAGAGCGCCGAAGAACTCCTCAACAAAAGCCTTCTCGCCGAGGTTCTGCGCAACAAGGTTGGGATACATTGCCATGAACTTAACAAGCTCTCTGGTGTAGCCCTTCTTAACGTATTTAATGATCATTTTGTTCAGCTTACCGAGGTTGAGCAGCAGTTCTTTGTACCTGTGCTTCTCGACATTTTCTATCTCCACATCCTCAAGACCGAGATCAAGCAGGAAATCCGCCATTACCTCTTCGTTCTGGATGTAGCGCTCGTTCTTGCCCTTTTTGACTTTATAGAGCGGGGGGCTGGCGATGTAGAGGTAGCCGCGCTCGATGATTGCCTTCATGTGGCGGAAGAAGAATGTGAGCAGCAGGGTTGAGATATGCGCGCCGTCCACATCGGCATCCGTCATGATGATTATTTTGTGATAACGGAGCTTCTCGACGTTGAAATCATCTTTACCGATCCCCGTGCCAAGAGCTGTGATTATTGTTCGTATCTCGTTGTTTGAGAGAAGCTTATCGTAACGAGCCTTCTCAACGTTGAGTATCTTGCCTTTAAGGGGAAGAATAGCCTGATGCCGCCTGTCACGCCCCTGTTTGGCTGAACCGCCCGCAGAGTCACCTTCCACTATGAAAAGCTCTGAGTGCTGAGGGTCTTTCTCCTGACAATCAGCGAGTTTGCCGGGAAGAGTAGAAATTTCCAGAGCGTTTTTACGGCGGGTGAGTTCCTTAGCTTTTCTCGCTGCTTCACGGGCACGGAAAGCCTGAAGCGCTTTTTCGTATATTTTTTTAATTACCGCGGGGTTTTCTTCAAAATAGTCGCCAAGGCTGCTGCCGAGTATTGATTCCACAGCGGTTTTAGCTGCGGATGAGCCGAGCTTGGTTTTTGTCTGTCCTTCAAAGACAGGCTCATTTATGCGTACTGAAATTATGGCGCTCATACCCTCACGGACATCGTCTCCGGTGAGATTTTCCTTCTCCTTGGAGAGGTTCTGTTTGGTTATGAAGCTGTTGAAAACCTTTGTATAGCCGGATTTAAAGCCGGATTCATGGGTTCCGCCCTCTTCAGTGTGAATGTTGTTTACGAAGGAGTATATGCTTTCGTTATAAGTATCGTTATAAGTAATCGCAACTTCGGCAGTTATCCCTTCGTACTCGCCTTTAAAGTACATAGGTTCTTCAAGAACCATTATCTTGTTTTTATTCAGATACTTAAGGTAGCTGACTATGCCGCCTTCAGCATGGTATTCCTGTTCCTGATCAAAGCGTTCGTCTATGATTTTGATTCTGATGCCGTTGTTCAGGTAGGCAAGCTCCCTGAGCCTTCTTGAAAGCGTATCAAAGGAATATTCCGTTGTTTCAAATATCTTAATATCCGGTCTGAAGGTTATCGTGGTTCCGGATCTTTCGGAATTTCCTATGCGAGCGAATTCGCAGGCAGGCTTACCCATTTCATATTTCTGGTAAAAGGTGCCTCCGTCACGCCTTACGGTGATCTCAAGGGATTCACTGAGCGCGTTCACAACCGAAACACCGACACCGTGCAGACCGCCCGAGGCGTAATATGAGCCGGAGTCGAACTTCCCTCCGGCGTGGAGGGTTGTCATGACAACCTCAACCGTGGGCTTACCGACCTTGGGGTGTATACCGACGGGGATGCCCCTTCCGTTATCCTCAACCGTGACCGAGCCGTCTACGTGCAGTGTGACGGTAATAATATCGCAGTAGCCTGCCATGGCTTCATCGATGGAGTTATCAACAACTTCGTAAACGAGGTGATGAAGACCCCTTGCACCGACAGAACCGATGTACATACCGGGTCTCTGTCTGACCGCTTCCAGCCCTTCCAGAACCTTAATACTGTCTTCACTGTAATTATTCTGCATTGCTCACCTGACTTTTTATTTCAAACCGCGGCTGAAAACCGCAAAAGCGGGACATAAGCCCGCAATGTATTAAAAGGCGTGTGAACACTCACAGCCTTATTGTTCGTATATCGCTGAATATACGGTTTTTTACCCCTGTCATAATGACCTGCCTCTTGCCTGAGAACATTGAGAAAAAGGCAGCCGAACGTTTTTCATCCAATCCTGCTTCAAAATCATCTAAAAGGGTTATTATATCAGTTTTGAGCATTTCTTCAACATCTAATAAAATTGCCGCTAAAACAAGAAGCTCAAATGTTTTTTTCTGACCGTAGGATGAGAACTTGTCATAAATTCTTCCGGTGTTCCTGCTGTAAAATCTGTCCCTGTGGACACCGTAAAGACACTTACCCGCCGAAGCCTCTTTCCGCATAATTTCAGTGTCGCCCGTATTTGTGACATAGTCCAGAGTAAAAAATTCGTCTTCGCCCCCGAAGCCTGCGTACATAGCTTCAAGCTTTGAGTTTATCATTCCTGCTGCGGATTTTCGTCTTAATGATATTTTATCACAAACTTCTGTAAGTTTCTCGTTTACGGTTTCGATGTAGTCTATGTCCGGTCTCTGCTTCTGAAGCTCAGCGGTTTTTTGTGCGACCAGCCTGTTGAAGTACCTGAGATCAAAGATATGCGCCCTCTCCCTGTAGAAACAGAGACGGTCAATGAAGTTTCTTCTTATCTTCTGCTCCTTCGCCAGAATTGTGCTTGTATCGGGAGAGTAGCAGAAAACAGGGTTGGAGGTGAGATAGTCGGGAATATCCAGTACACATACACCGTTCTTCTTCAGCGTTCTGACGTCGTCAAAGAAATAAATCAGGCTGCCCGAATCGTCTTCGGAAAAATACTCGGCTTCGATACGGAGAAATTCTTTGCCGAATCCGGTAACGCTTTTGGGAGAAGGTTCTTTGAAGCTCTTGAGGTTGAGGAGAAGATAAACGGCTTCGACAACGCTTGTTTTGCCGGAGCCGTTTTCGCCCTCTATGAAAGTTGCCTTGTCAAAACTGTAGTTTGAATCGGCATGGCATCTGAAATTCTGTAAGCGTATACTCTCTATCAGCATCAGAACTTATCGATGGAAATGGGAACCACCAGATATTTGTAAGATTCATCCTCAGGGAGGATAACCGCCGGGCTTCGCCTCCCCTGCATCTCAAGGGAAAAATACTCGGAATGTATATTGGAAACAATCTCAAGCATATGGCGGGCGTTGAAGATGATGTCCATGTCCTCGCCGTTGTAGATTATGTCGTCCATGGTCTCATGACCCTGACCGTACTCGGTCTCAAGGCTGTTTACCGAAAGATTGCCGTTGTTGAAGGAAAGAACCACGCCGTGAGTTATCTCACTGGTAATCGCGGATACCCTTCTGACCACTTCAACAAAGGATTTCGTGTTTATCTTAGCCTTTATCGGGTATTCAACCTCGAAAAGCTTGGTTATGCTTTTTATATATTTCTCTATCAGCTTGGAGTAGATGACTATATCACCGACTTTGAAGAGAACCTGCTTCTTGTCGGTTTCAACATCCACAAACTCGGTAATATCAAGGATCTTCATCAGCTCCATAATGGTCTTTTTGGGAATGTTTATGGTAAACTCGTCTGAAAATTCCTCTTCAAAACCTGCTTTTGAGGTGGCTATCCTCTGAAAATCCGCTGCGGATATTTCAAGCCTGTGACCGTAAACGCTGAAATGGGCTCCAGTGTACTCGATCTTGGATGAGTCGTTAGAGATGCAGAATGCCGTCCTCTTGAGGAGGGTCTGCAAAGTATCACTCTTCACCTTAATGAAGTACTCAGGTGTGATTTCAGACATGGTAGGGAACATCTCAGGGCTTATGGTAGACAGACGGAAGCTCGACTTGCCCGATTTGATGTTGAGCTTGGAGCCGTCGTGATAAAAATCCACCACTGCTCCTTCGGGAAGCTCCTTCAGAATGTCCATCAGCTTTTTGCCTGACACGGTGGCGGAGCCTATCTCTTCCACCGCCGCCTTTAGCGAGCCTGAAAAACCTATCTGCATGTTTGTTGAACGAAGGGTTACCGTATCGCTTTCAGCTTCGATTAGGATATTCTGAAGCACCGTATTCAGGTTCTTCGGGCTGGTGTAGCTGTTTGCATACTGGACGAAAGGGAAAATATCGTCCCTGACAACTTTAAACCTCATGGACTCCCCTGCTTTATATATTAATGTAATTTTAATAGTAAGTAATAATAGGGTATCTTGAAACTGTTTACAAGTGATATTTAGTCTTGTCTGTTAAGGTTTTCGGTGTTGAAAAGTTATGTGGTAAACTACTGATCATTTTTACACATTATACAGCAGGATGAATTATTATTGTTGAAATATCCGTCTAATGTTTATATCTATATGATTATTCCCAAGCAGATCACACGTGTTCAACACATTTTTGACATTCTTGATTTGTGTTGGTATATTTACGTTGAAGCCCGAAAAAGGGATATATTATTACTCTTTTGAGTTTACAAGGCAGGGAAAATGTCTATTTATGCCCAGATTGAATTTGTGTTCATGCACAATGCGAGGAATAAGAACGTTCCGTTGATGTTCATTATGCGCAACAAGGAACGGTTCAGGGGAAAGATTGTGGATTTCGATCAGTATCACTTCATTATAGACGATGCTGATATTAAGATTCTGCTCTCTAAGAGGGATATTGCGACGGTCGCTTCTGCGAAAACCGTTGTGGATATAGACTTCATCAGTAAAATTTATTACCACACGCATCAGGGCAAGCACCCGAGGCACACACGCCCGCCCATGCAGGATATTTTTCTGAACGAAGTGCGCAAATCCAAGTCTCCTATTATAAGCTTTCTGACCAACGGGGTTAAGATAAGAGGCTCTCTCATAGGGTTTGATAATTATACTATTCTCACATCCTTTGAAGGCAGGCAGCAGCTTCTTTACAAAAGCGCTATTTCAACTGTATTCCCCCTCTACCAGTACGGTGAGATAATAAAATACGATGACGAGAGATAAAGCATGAAAGATATTAAGATTCTTGTCGTGGACGATGAGGAGCACACGAGGCTCGGCTATGCCGAAGTTCTTGAGATGGAAAACTTCAAGGTGAGCACGGCGGAAGACGCGTTTAAGGCGATAGAGCTTCTTAAACAGGACAAATTCGACATAGTTGTGACAGACCTTCGTATGCCGGAAATGGACGGTCTGGCGTTTCTTGAAAGGCTTAAGCAGATAGATAAGAATACCAAGGCGATTATGATAACCGCCTTCGGCTCATTCAAAACATATAAAAAAGCCAGCGACAGCGGAGTGGTTATCTACCTGAACAAGCCTGTGCGTGCGGCTGAGCTCATGGAAGCGGTGCACGCAGTGGTTGCTATGAACGACTGAGCTTAAAAGCCTGCCGAAAGCCAAGCCCCTTTCCGTTGAGAGAGCAGGGGCTTTTTCTTTATCCCTCGCCTTCAAATTCAGACTTAACCTTCTCAAAGATTCCTTCAAATATTTCGTCCTCTTCCAGCGATATGTCCTCACCCATCTTAAGTGTGCTTTCAATGTATGAAAGAACCGTGGACTTGTGGAAAAAATTGATCGCGAACAGTGTGGGATCTTCAGAGAATGTGCGTATAACCTCATGGTACCTTTTGGGAACCATCTCAAGTGTTATCATACTGTCCGCCAGCTCCTTCACGGGGAAGAGAGAGTAGAAAATGACCGTGTCCGGCTTGCCGCACCGTTTCTCCGCATATTTTATGGCGGCATGGATGAAGTTCCGCAGAACAAAAAGATCATCAAGGGCAGCCTGAGGGATAAGCATTTCGTGACCGGAGTCAATTTTGAATGACTGACCGCTGAACTTGGCTATGAGGCGTATGTGGTGACCGCCCTCAAGCCCGTCACCGACGAGAGACATCTTGTCCGCCAGCTTGAACTGCCTTGAGAGCAGCCCCTTGCTGTAAAGCAGCGCCGCTGTCTTAAACAGCACCGAGAGCGATATTGAATCCGGCGGAAGATCAGCGTTCTTCTTCTCATAGCTCATGAGGTCATCCGCGATTTTTGTCACAGGGTTCCTGCCGCCTGTCTTTATATGCTCAAAAAGAAAGTCGCTCCTGAGGGATGCGTCCATTCCCATTATGGTTCCGCTGTTGAAAAAGTAAATTTTCTCTAATGCGTCAAGGGGTATTATCATTTTGCGTCCGGATGTCTGGTTGAGGAAGCGGAAGAATTTCAGAATATCCTTCGGTGAGCCCGCCGGCTGTATGACCTCGCAGAAAAGACCGTTGTCGGTGAAGGAGCAGTAATTTATCAGCCCGAAGACGTTTTCGCCCTCGAAATGCTTCTCACTGAGGATCAGTATAGCTCTCTCATAACCGCTGTAGCGGAGGCTAGAGTCAAGAAACTGCTTCAGCTCGCCCTGACGGAGAAGTTCAGCTATGGTTCTGTCGGTCTCTATGAAATCCTTTGAGGATATTCCGCCTATGCCCGCTGAATAGTGGAAGTAGGTTATGCCTCTTGGTGCCTGAATGAGAAGCAAACCGTCCGTGCTGTAGTCCACGTCTCTTTCCTCCGGCTCCTCCTCAGGTTCAGGCTCCGGCTCTGGTTCCGTGTATTTCACGATAACAGGCTCCTGCTCCTCTTCCTGCGCTGGTTCTTCCCCGGGTTCATGTTCTGCTGCGGATTCTTCCTCGTACTCCGGCTCATCCTGCTGAGAATGGAACATTCCGCCTGAGAGGACAGACTTAAACTCGTTTTCGTCCTCCTCGGAGTTCTCGTGCTCCTCTTCTTCCGTGTGTTCCTGCTCAGGCTCTGCCATGCCGGACATTAGCGGAAGTTCGTCAGCTCCGTACACGTCTGCGGCTTCCTCAAGCTTGGCAAGGGTCTGCACCGAGAGCACGCAGGGATCGTCATTCGCTCTTTTGGCAAGTTCGTCCGTATCTATGACTATATCGCTTTTCACCGCATATTCGCACGCAAGGCGTATGCCCATGCTGATGCTGAGCTCGGAGAGTGATCTCCGTTCAAGACGTGTGGGCTTGTTGATATTTTTAGTCTCTATCCTTATTTTGCATTTGCCGCACTGACCGTTGCCGCGGCAAAGGCTCGAAATTTTTATTCCGTTCTCCTCCAGCGCCGTGAAAAGGTTCTTGCCGGATTTGACCTCAAAGCTTATATCCATGTTCTTGACATAAACCGTGTGTTTTTTTGAAAGGAACATATATACCCGCCGAAATAGTGTTAATACATAATTATACTTCTAAAATACCAAACATACCTATACACGTTTTTTCGGCAAATGTGCAGTTAAGTTTAGCCTGCGAAAGACAAAGACGTCATATTTCTGAAAATTGTTGCTTATCTGTTTCGTTTGTCATATTTTGACGCAATGCAGGTAATCCGAAACATTGAAGGCTTTTTTACCGAAAAACCCCATGCCGTTGTTCTGGGAAACTTTGACGGCTTTCATCTGGGGCATAAGGCAATAACAGACAGACTCTGTCATATTTCCGAAACCAAAGGGCTTGTTCCCTCCGTGGTAACCTTCCAGCCGCATCCGATGAAATTTTTCGGTGCCGATCTCAAGCTGATCATGACAGAGGAATCAAAGATAAAAGCGTTCGCCGAAGCCGGGGTGGAGAGCATGTTCATTCTGGAGTTCAGCCGCAAATTCGCGGACATTGACCCGGAAGTTTTTGTGAGAGAGTTTCTGGTAAAGAAATTCCGCGCGGTCGTCGTCATTGTCGGTTATGACTACCGCTTCGGCAGAGCAAGGAGCGGAGATTATAACCTGCTTGTCACCCTCGGCAGCAAATACGGCTTCACAGCCGTTCGTGTACCGAAGGTCACCTGCGGGGGCGTCACCGTTTCCAGCACGAATATCCGCAATTTTCTCCTTGAGGGAGATATGGAAAAAGCCGCCGAATTTCTCGGACGCCCGTTTTTTATCGAGGGAAAAGTCGTTGACGGAAACAAGGTGGGCAGACAATTGGGCTACCCGACGGCGAATATAGACTTCCGTAATGAACTGATCCCCAAGGCGGGAATCTATATCAGCATGGCGGTAATCGGCGGAGTGCGGCACAGGTCTGTCACAAACATAGGCAGAAGACCCACCTTCAGTTTTCCTGATCAGATGAAGGTGGAAACGCACATCTTCGATTTCGGCAGAGACATTTACGGGGAGGATACGGAAATTGAGCTGCTTAAATACATCCGTCCAGAAGAGAAATTCCCGGATGTGGAAACACTCATAAAAGCAATAGACAACGACTGCGTAATTGCGAAGAAATGGTTTGAGGACGAAGGGTACTGAACAGAAAAAAAAGTGTTTCTCAAACTCTTCTCAGAAAACTGAGCCTGCTTCGCTGATAAAAATACAAAAGAAAAGGACAACATGAAGATTTCTTACATAAGTTTAGGATGCTCAAAAAACAAAGTCGATCTTGAGTATCTCATGGGTTCGCTTCAGGAAGGCGGGCATGAGATAAGCCTTGAGATGGCCGACGCGGACGCGATAATAATCAACACATGCGGATTTATTGAACCTGCGGTGAACGAGGCTGTGGAGGCTGTGCTTGAGGCGGCGCAGGTGAAAAAGCCTGATGCGAAGCTGATAGTCACCGGCTGCATGACAGAGAGATTCAAGAACGATGTGGCAGGCGAGCTGCCGGAGATAGATTTTCATACGGGCGTAGGCAAAATGAGCGATGTCATAGCCTATCTGGAAGGGGTCGAGCCTGTGAGGAAGGAGCGTGATTTCCTTTACGGCGGCGCGCGCGTACTCACCGGAGTGCCCTTCAGCGCATACATCAAAATATCCGAAGGGTGCAACAACCGCTGCACATACTGCACCATCCCCTCCATCAGAGGAAACCTTACCGGAAGGCGCATTGAGGACATAGTGAACGAGATAACCGCCCTGAAGGATCAGGGAGTCAAGGAGTTTGTGCTTGTTTCTCAGGATAATACCAAATACGGAACAGATATTTACAAAAAGCCGATGCTTTGCAGGCTTCTGCGGGAGATAGATAAAATCGGGGGCGACTTCTACGTGAGGATCATGTACCTCAACCCCGACGGAGTGACGGAGGAACTTGTAAAACTCGTCAAAAACTCAGAGAAGATTCTAAGCTACTACGATATTCCGGTTCAGCACATCAATAAACGTGTGCTGAAGGATATGCACAGGAAATCCACACCGGACGGCATAAAACATGTTTTCAGCATGATAAGGGAAATCGATCCTGAAGCGTTCATCCGTACGACAATGATAGTCGGCTTCCCCGGGGAAACAGATGAGGAGTTCGCAGAACTCCTTGAATTTGTGAAGGAGTACAAGCCGGATTATGCAGGCTTCTTCCCGTTCTACCCCGAGGAAGGCACAAAAGCCACCGCGATGGGCATGAGGGTGGACGGCAGGACGGTTCGGGGAAGGATCGGCGCGCTCCGTAAGGCGCAGATAAAAAACACCCGTGAACGCTTGAAAAAAGTTAAGAAAAATGACATCATCTGCTTTGCCGAAAAGCCTAACGATGAGTTCGGGTTTCTGATGGAAGGAAGAGCCCTGTTTCAGGCTCCGGAGGTGGACGGGAAAGTCCTCTTCACCGATTCCGAAGCGATCAGCGGCTATGGTCCGTATGTCTGCCGGATAGAAAAAATAAGCTATC is a genomic window of Geovibrio thiophilus containing:
- the gyrA gene encoding DNA gyrase subunit A, with translation MMENKGIINLNIEDSLKDSYLDYAMSVIVGRALPDVRDGLKPVHRRTLFAMHEMGVYYNKAYKKSARIVGDVIGKYHPHGDSAVYDTLVRMAQDFSLRYPLVDGQGNFGSVDGDRAAAMRYTEVRLSRISDEFVSDLDKDTVDYTDNYDGSMQEPVVFPTRIPNLLVNGTSGIAVGMATNIPPHNLTEAVDALILMIDNPEYTEDDIFSVIKGPDFPTAGMILGREDIYKAYKTGRGSITIRAKTHIEETKTGKEMIVVDELPYQVNKALLIEKIAELVRDKIITGISDLRDESDRDGIRVVIELKREQMPDVLLNQLYKFTQMQTTFGMNMVAIVDGRPQTLTLLRILEAFLDHRIVVVTRRTAYLLDKAERRLHILEGLIRAVENIDEVIRLIKTSKDTPEAKLKLKEAFSFSDVQSQAILEMRLSKLTGLEIEKLQGEYEDTLKDIEYYKSILGNRAVMMGVIRDELTEVNDKYGDERRTEIVAAAGEFNMEDLIPDSETVVTITHNGYIKRTLLDNFVAQRRGGKGKSGAKSKGDDFAERMLVTTNHAKVFFFTNTGKIHFLKVYDIPESARDTKGRHLSNLLTFEKDENLASVVTLSEADNDKYLFMSTKHGVVKKTPVMDFKSGRSGMIALKLRDGDEIMAADVTTDNDSIFLATRNGKTIQFSSMDVRAMGRSATGVRGVSLEDADEVVSMEVLTGHPYILNVTECGYGKCSLVADYRLQTRGGKGVKLCKVSPKTGLVCGAKQVNEEDDVMLITKGGKIIRLSVKEIPVMGRDTQGVKLMSTDEDRIISFAIVKEDDAEVE
- the gyrB gene encoding DNA topoisomerase (ATP-hydrolyzing) subunit B, which codes for MQNNYSEDSIKVLEGLEAVRQRPGMYIGSVGARGLHHLVYEVVDNSIDEAMAGYCDIITVTLHVDGSVTVEDNGRGIPVGIHPKVGKPTVEVVMTTLHAGGKFDSGSYYASGGLHGVGVSVVNALSESLEITVRRDGGTFYQKYEMGKPACEFARIGNSERSGTTITFRPDIKIFETTEYSFDTLSRRLRELAYLNNGIRIKIIDERFDQEQEYHAEGGIVSYLKYLNKNKIMVLEEPMYFKGEYEGITAEVAITYNDTYNESIYSFVNNIHTEEGGTHESGFKSGYTKVFNSFITKQNLSKEKENLTGDDVREGMSAIISVRINEPVFEGQTKTKLGSSAAKTAVESILGSSLGDYFEENPAVIKKIYEKALQAFRAREAARKAKELTRRKNALEISTLPGKLADCQEKDPQHSELFIVEGDSAGGSAKQGRDRRHQAILPLKGKILNVEKARYDKLLSNNEIRTIITALGTGIGKDDFNVEKLRYHKIIIMTDADVDGAHISTLLLTFFFRHMKAIIERGYLYIASPPLYKVKKGKNERYIQNEEVMADFLLDLGLEDVEIENVEKHRYKELLLNLGKLNKMIIKYVKKGYTRELVKFMAMYPNLVAQNLGEKAFVEEFFGALQAKNLLSGYVNTEINYNEEFSRYNLKLETSTQSYKINTDLLGSPEFKELRRLGIYLKELGDAPHKVKLGEDVNTFTSLTDLLHFVEERGKKGLGIQRYKGLGEMNPEQLWETTVDPERRTLYKVTIEDAEAADELFSLLMGDVVLPRREFIETNALNVRNLDV
- the recF gene encoding DNA replication/repair protein RecF (All proteins in this family for which functions are known are DNA-binding proteins that assist the filamentation of RecA onto DNA for the initiation of recombination or recombinational repair.), whose amino-acid sequence is MLIESIRLQNFRCHADSNYSFDKATFIEGENGSGKTSVVEAVYLLLNLKSFKEPSPKSVTGFGKEFLRIEAEYFSEDDSGSLIYFFDDVRTLKKNGVCVLDIPDYLTSNPVFCYSPDTSTILAKEQKIRRNFIDRLCFYRERAHIFDLRYFNRLVAQKTAELQKQRPDIDYIETVNEKLTEVCDKISLRRKSAAGMINSKLEAMYAGFGGEDEFFTLDYVTNTGDTEIMRKEASAGKCLYGVHRDRFYSRNTGRIYDKFSSYGQKKTFELLVLAAILLDVEEMLKTDIITLLDDFEAGLDEKRSAAFFSMFSGKRQVIMTGVKNRIFSDIRTIRL
- the dnaN gene encoding DNA polymerase III subunit beta, with amino-acid sequence MRFKVVRDDIFPFVQYANSYTSPKNLNTVLQNILIEAESDTVTLRSTNMQIGFSGSLKAAVEEIGSATVSGKKLMDILKELPEGAVVDFYHDGSKLNIKSGKSSFRLSTISPEMFPTMSEITPEYFIKVKSDTLQTLLKRTAFCISNDSSKIEYTGAHFSVYGHRLEISAADFQRIATSKAGFEEEFSDEFTINIPKKTIMELMKILDITEFVDVETDKKQVLFKVGDIVIYSKLIEKYIKSITKLFEVEYPIKAKINTKSFVEVVRRVSAITSEITHGVVLSFNNGNLSVNSLETEYGQGHETMDDIIYNGEDMDIIFNARHMLEIVSNIHSEYFSLEMQGRRSPAVILPEDESYKYLVVPISIDKF
- the hfq gene encoding RNA chaperone Hfq, which gives rise to MSIYAQIEFVFMHNARNKNVPLMFIMRNKERFRGKIVDFDQYHFIIDDADIKILLSKRDIATVASAKTVVDIDFISKIYYHTHQGKHPRHTRPPMQDIFLNEVRKSKSPIISFLTNGVKIRGSLIGFDNYTILTSFEGRQQLLYKSAISTVFPLYQYGEIIKYDDER
- a CDS encoding response regulator is translated as MKDIKILVVDDEEHTRLGYAEVLEMENFKVSTAEDAFKAIELLKQDKFDIVVTDLRMPEMDGLAFLERLKQIDKNTKAIMITAFGSFKTYKKASDSGVVIYLNKPVRAAELMEAVHAVVAMND
- a CDS encoding 2Fe-2S iron-sulfur cluster-binding protein, producing MFLSKKHTVYVKNMDISFEVKSGKNLFTALEENGIKISSLCRGNGQCGKCKIRIETKNINKPTRLERRSLSELSISMGIRLACEYAVKSDIVIDTDELAKRANDDPCVLSVQTLAKLEEAADVYGADELPLMSGMAEPEQEHTEEEEHENSEEDENEFKSVLSGGMFHSQQDEPEYEEESAAEHEPGEEPAQEEEQEPVIVKYTEPEPEPEPEEEPEERDVDYSTDGLLLIQAPRGITYFHYSAGIGGISSKDFIETDRTIAELLRQGELKQFLDSSLRYSGYERAILILSEKHFEGENVFGLINYCSFTDNGLFCEVIQPAGSPKDILKFFRFLNQTSGRKMIIPLDALEKIYFFNSGTIMGMDASLRSDFLFEHIKTGGRNPVTKIADDLMSYEKKNADLPPDSISLSVLFKTAALLYSKGLLSRQFKLADKMSLVGDGLEGGHHIRLIAKFSGQSFKIDSGHEMLIPQAALDDLFVLRNFIHAAIKYAEKRCGKPDTVIFYSLFPVKELADSMITLEMVPKRYHEVIRTFSEDPTLFAINFFHKSTVLSYIESTLKMGEDISLEEDEIFEGIFEKVKSEFEGEG